Proteins from a genomic interval of Pristis pectinata isolate sPriPec2 chromosome 21, sPriPec2.1.pri, whole genome shotgun sequence:
- the LOC127581152 gene encoding uncharacterized protein LOC127581152, giving the protein MGRHLKKAFLVRFLVLALNSACVAPMTNFTEGLKPLDTTKEEYNITGAPKLLGTTEEEYVTGAPKPLGTTEEEYITDGPELLGTTEEEYVTDGPELLDTMEEGYVMDAPELPDTTKEKYVTDAPELPDTTEEEYVTDAPELLGAIEEEYVRGAPELLDTTRKENFTDADSQANGQLPKKSKSCSGPYIWLVIIGILTILCTILLVSTIAFAYQASNLKKRLRKRSVRSNSDFIKTASLWSNGARQVPEESAETNVMLEEVRPLKDEVEAKLS; this is encoded by the coding sequence ATGGGTCGACACTTAAAGAAGGCTTTCTTGGTAAGATTCTTGGTTCTTGCCCTGAATAGTGCATGTGTGGCTCCGATGACTAATTTTACAGAAGGTCTCAAACCCCTTGACACCACAAAGGAAGAATACAACATTACAGGTGCTCCCAAACTACTTGGCACCACAGAGGAAGAATACGTTACGGGTGCTCCCAAACCACTTGGCACCACCGAGGAAGAATACATTACGGATGGTCCCGAACTGCTTGGCACCACCGAGGAAGAATACGTTACGGATGGTCCTGAACTGCTTGACACCATGGAGGAAGGATATGTTATGGATGCTCCCGAACTGCCTGACACCACGAAGGAAAAATACGTTACGGATGCTCCTGAACTGCCTGACACCACGGAGGAAGAATATGTTACGGATGCTCCTGAACTACTTGGCGCCATAGAGGAAGAATACGTTAGGGGTGCTCCCGAACTGCTTGACACCACCAGGAAGGAAAACTTTACAGATGCTGATTCACAAGCTAATGGTCAGCTTCCAAAGAAAAGCAAAAGTTGCAGTGGACCTTACATTTGGTTAGTTATCATAGGCATTTTAACCATCCTCTGTACGATTCTGTTGGTATCAACAATTGCCTTTGCCTATCAAGCATCAAATCTCAAGAAACGACTGAGAAAACGATCAGTAAGAAGCAATTCTGACTTCATTAAAACAGCCAGCCTCTGGTCGAATGGTGCTAGGCAAGTGCCAGAAGAGTCAGCAGAAACCAACGTCATGCTCGAAGAAGTCAGACCTCTGAAAGATGAGGTTGAAGCCAAGCTCTCATAG